In the genome of Danio rerio strain Tuebingen ecotype United States chromosome 23, GRCz12tu, whole genome shotgun sequence, one region contains:
- the gmeb2 gene encoding glucocorticoid modulatory element-binding protein 2 — MASSSEVNVHMEEVVVVTTPDNISQASSPNEEKNILVATDLEDSEENIVEQSMESEAESSGAITLPKDTVLVKISDDTDVEGDILYPITCGDSKANLVWKKFVCPGINIKCVQLNEHLISPKEFVYIAGKSTLKDWKRAIRLNGTMLRKIMDSGELDFYQHSRLCSNTCRSTKIDLVGSRGSLSSQQSTETAPATPASTDVNGSSSSFSTDVEDSTEWVTAIGEDTMTFWRGLKDAGMLEDVMEDLQKEIQEILKGLEERIQDPPLQVKDAALLNNIVQNFGMLDLVKKVLASHKSQMDRCREQYTRSLVALEQQCDEHRKRAKELKSKSQHLNNVLMTLTPVTSPPTTKRPRLTRAVSGPATVASTPAQPAHFTLPITQLTGFPLEKVLSPQTQSPLISGYTLLTSPGEIQQDGSNLAMLSTAGPGGPTIVKVVSPFQLVTLPTAGGGATVQNLAAPVGGAAGNTVVAVPVSAINTVNTATVETVGPQAENASDAKDDQE; from the exons ATGGCGTCCTCCTCTGAGGTGAACGTCCAcatggaggaggtggtggtggttaCGACTCCTGACAACATATCACAGGCTTCATCCCCAAATGAGGAGAAAAATATACTGGTGGCCACAGACCTGGAAGATTCTGA GGAAAACATTGTGGAGCAAAGCATGGAGTCCGAGGCTGAGTCTAGTGGCGCTATCACCCTGCCTAAGGACACAGTTTTAG TGAAAATATCTGACGATACAGATGTAGAGGGCGATATTCTCTACCCAATAACCTGTGGAGACAGCAAAGCCAACCTCGTGTGGAAGAAGTTTGTGTGTCCTGGAATCAACATCAAATGTGTGCAG CTGAACGAGCATCTCATCAGTCCAAAGGAGTTTGTTTACATCGCAGGAAAGTCCACACTGAAGGACTGGAAGAGAGCCATTCGCCTCAATGGGACCATGCTGAG GAAGATCATGGATTCGGGCGAGCTGGACTTTTATCAGCACTCCAGACTGTGTTCAAACACCTGCCGCAGTACTAAGATTGACCTGGTGGGGTCTCGGGGGTCCCTGAGCAGCCAGCAGTCCACAGAAACAGCTCCTGCGACCCCTGCTTCTACTGAcg TGAACGGATCATCATCTTCATTCTCCACAGATGTTGAAGACAGCACTGAATGGGTCACAGCTATCGGAG AGGACACCATGACATTCTGGAGAGGATTGAAGGATGCTGGGATGCTGGAGGACGTGATGGAGGACCTGCAGAAAGAGATACAGGAGATTCTCAAAGGCCTTGAGGAGCGAATCCAGGACCCTCCCCTGCAGGTCAAAG ATGCTGCTCTCCTCAACAATATCGTTCAGAACTTTGGCATGTTGGATCTGGTGAAGAAAGTTTTGGCCAGTCACAAAAGTCAGATGGACCGCTGCAGAGAGCAGTACACTCGCAGCTTAGTGG ccCTAGAGCAACAGTGTGATGAGCATCGCAAGCGTGCTAAAGAGCTGAAGAGTAAATCGCAGCACCTCAACAACGTCCTGATGACCTTGACCCCCGTGACCTCTCCACCCACCACCAAACGTCCCCGTCTGACCCGCGCCGTCTCCGGTCCCGCCACTGTCGCCAGTACACCCGCCCAACCCGCGCACTTCACCCTTCCCATCACACAACTCACTGGCTTCCCGCTGGAAAAAGTGTTGTCGCCGCAGACTCAGTCTCCTCTGATTAGCGGATATACATTGCTTACATCACCAGGAGAAATCCAGCAGGACGGCTCCAATTTGGCCATGTTGAGCACCGCTGGCCCTGGCGGACCCACTATTGTCAAAGTGGTCAGTCCATTTCAGCTGGTCACATTGCCCACAGCCGGAGGTGGAGCTACGGTGCAGAATTTGGCAGCCCCCGTAGGAGGCGCTGCAGGTAACACTGTTGTAGCAGTGCCGGTTAGTGCTATCAATACCGTAAACACTGCCACTGTGGAGACAGTCGGACCACAGGCTGAAAACGCTTCAGATGCAAAAGACGACCAGGAGTAA